The Ammoniphilus sp. CFH 90114 genome contains the following window.
CCCCTCTTGAAGCGACGAATAGAGGAATCCATGTCCGACTCCCCCTGAAAAAGAAGGGTTCCCACTAAGATAACGAACCGTATGTCCTAAAGGATTTTTTCCGGCTTCCCCACTATGGAGACCGCGCATTAAATGGTATAATTATCCATATACCATTATTGAATAGAGTGAGGCGGTAATTCAATGGAAACAGGTGATAAAGTAACCCTATCGGTAGAAACCATCGTTCGTCAACCAAAGGAGAAAGTGTGGAAATACTGGACAGAACCACAACATATTACGAATTGGTATTTTGCTTCAGACGAATGGCATTCACCCCATGCCGAAAGCGACTTAATAGTCGGCGGTAGATTCCTTACAAGAATGGAAGCCAAGGATGGAAGTGTTGGATTTGATTTTACAGGTGTCTATGACGAAGTGCGAGTAAATGAATTTATTTCTTACACTCTTGAGGATGGAAGAAAAGTTGCCATTACTTTTATAGATCAAGGTAGTCAAACGAAGATCATTGAATCCTTTGACACAGAAAACACCATTTCCATTGACATGCAAAGAGGCGGCTGGCAGGCCATTCTGAACAATTTTAAAAAATACAGTGAAACTTTGAATAAAGATTAGTAGAAATAATGCAGAAGACCCTCCCAACGGAAGGTCTTTTTCTCTTCTCCTTACTGACAAAAGTCAATTGCTGTTTGTAGGTAAATTCTTACTGCATGTTCTAGTTGTTTGATCTCTATTTTTTCGTTCCTTGAGTGCGAATAGGCAATGTCGCCAGGTCCACAGATCACGGTTGGAATTTTTGCATAGTGCGAGATCAGTCCTCCATCGGTCCATCCTCTTTTAGTGGATATTTTGGGGTTATGAGAAGTAACCTTTCGAATAGAGTTATGTAGTACATGAACTAATGGATCTTTTGGGTCTGTGAGCATGGGTACATGATAAAGATGATTCATTTGGTTAGCAGCCATCGGCCGACAAGTTGCTTGAAAGCTTGCATCTTCCCCGGATAATCGGTTGATGACGGCTTGTATTTCCCCAATCACATCTTCCACTGATTCCCCTCGAACATAACGTCGATCAAGTTGTATGGTACATTGATCCGCAACGGTGCTGGGTTGGGTGCCACCATCTATTCTCCCGAAATTCAGAATAGATGGTCCTGTATAGGGATTATTCCTTTCTTTCAACTTGGGTCCTAGCTCCTTTTCTAACTCTACAATGAATTGGGCAGCTTTTGAAATAGCATTGACCCCTGTTTCAGCCACTCCACTATGAGCAATCTTTCCCTTAACATGGATCTCTATCCATTCCAATCCACGATGTCCGATAGCATAATCAAATTGAGAAGGCTCGCCAACAATAGCTCTATCTGCATGGATTCCTTCTAAGACTAATCTTTCTGTCCCTTCACTTCTCCCCTCTTCCCCCACGACGGCCGTGAAGATCAAATCACCCTTCAATTCGATTTTATTCCTTTTACACAGCAACAGGGTCATCCCTTATTCCATCGAAAATCAGAAGAAAAACCTCCTGAAACGAAAAATAGCGGAACACATGTCCACTTCCCTCTAAAAAACACGGTTTTCCCTCAAAATAACGCATGATATGTCCTCAAGAAAATGTTCCGCTCACATCGTTCCTCCATGAGGTAGAATTAAATAACCAATGGCCCTCCGTGTTTTAAGAACATTAATCGTCTGGTTCTGCAAAGAAGAATCACATGTGACCTGTATAATGACTTCACTTTTACGACTTGCAAACACTTGTAGTTTCTTTTTATTAAGTAATAATTCGACAATCAAGCCCAATATGAAGCCGCCTATTAAGCCGAGAAGACCCCAAATGACGGGTCCCCATTTCCAGACGAATCCATAGATCGTTCCAAGAACCATAAAGATCGAAGCACCCACCATAGCTCCGTCCAGAATACTTCTGCCATCGACCCGATGAATAGAATCAATGATATGGGTTTTAGCATCATTATTTTCCAGGGGTAAGGCAATGATATTCTGCGCCGGAATTCCCATCGTCTCCATATCATGAATCGCCATCTCGACAAAAGGGGAATGGTCAAATGAGGCAATGATTTGTACGGTATTGTTTTCAGTTGTGTTTAGTTGTCCCAAGTTTTCAGCCCTCACTCTAAGGTAGCGTATTTGCTCAATATCGTACAAAGCATTGTTTTCATTTACCGCTGCATAAGCATGATACATTGAAAACACGTACATAGAAGGCAAAAAAAGAAACCATTGCCAGTTCACAATGACAGTTACAGTGTTAAAATCTCCAAGGAATGAATAAAGCCAAGCACCAATCGCCTGGGCTTTGTAAGTCACAAATATCCACCAAGCCAAAACAAAGGCACCAACAACCGTACTACCGCTATAGAGTTGCCCCAACCCAGGTGATAGAATTGACCAGACCATTCCCACTAAAGGATTTTTCTTATCCAGGATCGTATAGTCAAAATAACTAATATCAGAAGGTGAGATCGGTGCATCTTCAATTTCGGACAGAATATGAGCTTTGCTGAGTTCAACCGCAGAACGGTAGCTGTCCCATATGGCAAATAAATAGACAGCCACATAAAGTAGAACCCATTCTTGGCTTATGACGGACTTAGCCTCTTCAAACTTCCCATGAAAAGATAAGGCAATCCCCATGTTTAGATCGGCTTGACTATTCACAACGAGTTCCCAAATCACAAGGATAAAACCATAAATCGTTCTTCCTAAGAACAGGTGCCCGAATCCTGGAAAAACAACCGACCACCATGCCGCAACCCAAGGAGGGCGAGGATATGCCGAGTTAATTCCAAATAAGGAAATATGACCTTTGGCATATCGAGGCTTGATGTTAGAGGATTGGAATCTTTGATGTGGCATAAGTTTTTTGCTCCTATGGCATGCTGAGTACTTACGTCAACTACTTGGAATTATGTACGGTAATAGTATCCACCACCTGTTTAAAAACATACGAAAAGCGAACTGTAGCTTCACCTATTGACCTACACCCCACGCCCCCACAACATACCACCTCCGTGTTTTTTT
Protein-coding sequences here:
- a CDS encoding M20 family metallopeptidase, with translation MLCKRNKIELKGDLIFTAVVGEEGRSEGTERLVLEGIHADRAIVGEPSQFDYAIGHRGLEWIEIHVKGKIAHSGVAETGVNAISKAAQFIVELEKELGPKLKERNNPYTGPSILNFGRIDGGTQPSTVADQCTIQLDRRYVRGESVEDVIGEIQAVINRLSGEDASFQATCRPMAANQMNHLYHVPMLTDPKDPLVHVLHNSIRKVTSHNPKISTKRGWTDGGLISHYAKIPTVICGPGDIAYSHSRNEKIEIKQLEHAVRIYLQTAIDFCQ
- a CDS encoding SRPBCC family protein; the encoded protein is METGDKVTLSVETIVRQPKEKVWKYWTEPQHITNWYFASDEWHSPHAESDLIVGGRFLTRMEAKDGSVGFDFTGVYDEVRVNEFISYTLEDGRKVAITFIDQGSQTKIIESFDTENTISIDMQRGGWQAILNNFKKYSETLNKD